One window from the genome of Commensalibacter oyaizuii encodes:
- the proB gene encoding glutamate 5-kinase, with amino-acid sequence MIKAPQIDKARRVVIKIGSALLVDGEKAAIRRAWLQTIVEDITNLRKRNCDVIIVSSGAVSLARYKLKLNRHKLRLDEKQAAAAIGQIQISQAWNDSFDIHDIVTAQILLTLEDTETRLHYLNARSAIETLLRLKCIPIINENDTVAPSEIRFGDNDRLAARVAEMIKADQLILFSDIDGLYTADPRSDPQAKHIPIIEEITPDILAMGGKAPTGHSSGGMATKLAAGQIANTAGCAMAIANGKIQHPLQVLIDGGKCSWFLPTPSPYSARKRWIAGSITTKGIVYIDKGAEKALYDGKSLLPVGITKVEGYFQRGDLIKIASKDGTILGNGITAYDSSEITQIIGVQTGKINSYLGWEGPDEVIHQDDMVFPLPTNAEATEE; translated from the coding sequence ATGATCAAAGCTCCACAAATTGATAAAGCTCGTCGCGTTGTTATTAAGATTGGCAGCGCTTTACTAGTGGACGGCGAAAAAGCCGCTATTCGCCGCGCATGGTTACAAACAATTGTCGAAGACATTACCAATTTGCGTAAACGAAATTGTGACGTTATTATTGTGTCTTCGGGCGCTGTGTCCCTAGCCCGCTATAAACTAAAACTAAACCGTCATAAATTACGTCTGGATGAAAAACAGGCTGCGGCCGCAATCGGGCAGATCCAAATATCACAAGCATGGAATGATAGTTTCGATATCCACGACATTGTAACCGCACAAATCTTACTTACTCTAGAGGATACAGAAACACGGCTACACTATTTAAACGCCCGTTCAGCAATTGAAACATTACTACGATTAAAATGTATTCCGATTATTAATGAAAATGATACTGTTGCCCCTTCTGAAATTCGATTTGGCGATAATGACCGCTTGGCTGCACGGGTTGCTGAAATGATTAAAGCTGATCAACTGATCTTATTTTCAGATATTGATGGATTATATACTGCTGATCCTAGAAGTGATCCACAGGCAAAACACATTCCAATTATTGAAGAAATTACTCCTGATATTCTTGCAATGGGTGGAAAAGCCCCTACTGGGCATTCCTCTGGAGGGATGGCAACAAAACTAGCTGCTGGACAAATAGCCAATACGGCAGGATGTGCCATGGCAATTGCCAATGGCAAAATTCAACATCCTCTGCAAGTATTAATTGATGGTGGTAAATGTTCTTGGTTTTTGCCAACACCGTCCCCCTACTCTGCACGCAAACGATGGATCGCTGGCAGCATCACCACAAAGGGAATAGTCTATATTGATAAAGGAGCTGAAAAAGCCCTTTATGATGGGAAATCCCTATTACCTGTAGGAATTACAAAAGTTGAAGGATATTTCCAAAGAGGCGATTTAATTAAAATTGCCAGTAAGGATGGAACTATTCTTGGAAACGGTATTACTGCCTATGACTCCTCTGAAATTACCCAAATTATAGGAGTACAAACTGGAAAAATTAACTCTTACCTTGGTTGGGAAGGACCTGACGAAGTCATTCACCAAGATGATATGGTTTTCCCCTTACCCACTAACGCGGAGGCCACCGAAGAATAG
- a CDS encoding DUF2312 domain-containing protein — translation MSDLENTTEVGGVAADRLRSIIERIERLEEERKGLANDIKDIYAEAKSAGFDVPVIRRVISARKKEPSEVEEQETLFDVYRRALGM, via the coding sequence TTGAGTGATTTAGAAAATACAACAGAAGTCGGTGGTGTTGCAGCAGACCGTTTACGCAGTATTATCGAACGTATTGAACGTTTAGAAGAGGAACGTAAAGGACTGGCTAATGATATCAAAGATATCTATGCTGAAGCTAAGTCAGCAGGCTTTGACGTTCCTGTCATTCGTCGTGTTATCAGTGCGCGCAAAAAAGAGCCTTCCGAAGTTGAAGAACAAGAAACATTATTTGATGTTTATCGTCGCGCTCTTGGCATGTAA
- the zwf gene encoding glucose-6-phosphate dehydrogenase produces MEQPQTYPPFDFIIFGATGDLTIRKLIPALFYRYLDKQIPAETRIIGAARSALNDNDFRERARAGLNQFVQESDRDQEKIEAFIQQVHYVSLDGANANSNWSDLQNLLNGDKGNKIRIFYFATAPRLYGDICDNLSDKGLLTETTRVVLEKPIGTSLETAQEINRRVGKHLPENHIFRIDHYLGKETVQNIIALRFANPVFERLWNSDSIDYIQITAAETVGVGSRGGYYDGAGALRDMVQNHLLQVLCMVAMDPPISLNADDLRNEKLKVLRSLKPMTDEDIRTNTVRGQYQEGNKNGEKIPSYLEDLKKDSSDTETFIAIKAQINTARWSGVPFYLRTGKRMAEKTSEIVIQFKSSTWSLFPTSPEPNRLHIRIQPDEGVSLSLQVKDPSKSHTSLRSTFIDIDFSPTFHIRYPDSYEGLLMDAVRGDPLLFIRCDEVEAAWRWIEPILNGWSKGLTPMAKYKSGTWGPNEATELLAKDGHLWHEDMP; encoded by the coding sequence ATGGAACAGCCACAAACCTATCCCCCATTTGATTTTATTATTTTTGGTGCAACTGGGGACCTTACGATAAGAAAGCTTATTCCAGCTTTATTTTACCGTTATTTGGATAAGCAAATACCAGCAGAAACACGAATTATAGGTGCGGCTCGTTCAGCTCTTAATGATAATGATTTTAGAGAACGCGCCCGCGCAGGATTAAATCAATTCGTCCAAGAATCCGATCGCGATCAAGAAAAAATTGAAGCTTTCATTCAACAAGTTCATTATGTCAGCCTCGATGGCGCCAATGCGAATAGTAACTGGAGCGACCTACAGAATCTTTTAAATGGTGACAAAGGCAATAAAATTCGTATTTTTTATTTCGCCACTGCCCCACGCTTATACGGTGATATTTGTGATAATCTATCAGATAAAGGTCTGCTGACAGAAACAACCCGTGTCGTTTTGGAAAAACCTATTGGCACTTCGTTAGAAACTGCTCAAGAAATCAACAGACGTGTTGGTAAACATCTGCCCGAAAATCATATTTTCCGTATTGATCATTATTTGGGTAAAGAAACCGTTCAAAATATTATTGCCTTGCGATTTGCCAATCCTGTGTTTGAACGGTTGTGGAATTCTGATTCTATTGATTATATCCAAATTACAGCAGCAGAAACCGTTGGTGTCGGCAGCCGTGGGGGCTATTACGATGGTGCGGGTGCATTACGTGATATGGTGCAAAATCATTTGCTACAAGTTTTGTGTATGGTGGCAATGGATCCCCCCATTTCGTTAAATGCAGATGACTTACGTAATGAAAAATTGAAAGTGTTGCGTTCTCTCAAACCAATGACAGATGAGGATATCCGAACAAATACTGTCAGAGGGCAATATCAAGAGGGCAACAAAAACGGTGAAAAAATCCCAAGCTATCTTGAAGATTTGAAAAAAGACAGCAGCGATACAGAAACATTCATCGCTATCAAAGCACAAATTAATACTGCACGATGGAGTGGTGTGCCATTTTACCTTAGAACAGGAAAAAGAATGGCTGAAAAAACAAGTGAAATTGTTATTCAATTTAAAAGCTCTACTTGGTCGTTATTCCCTACTTCTCCAGAGCCCAATCGTTTACACATTCGTATCCAACCTGACGAAGGGGTATCTTTGTCATTGCAAGTTAAAGACCCTAGCAAATCCCATACTAGCTTGCGCAGTACTTTTATTGATATAGATTTCTCACCAACATTCCATATTCGTTATCCAGATTCTTACGAAGGATTGTTGATGGATGCAGTCAGAGGGGATCCTTTATTATTTATTCGTTGCGATGAGGTTGAGGCTGCATGGCGATGGATTGAACCCATTTTAAATGGCTGGTCTAAAGGATTAACACCAATGGCTAAGTATAAATCTGGCACATGGGGTCCCAACGAAGCAACTGAATTACTAGCTAAAGATGGTCATCTTTGGCACGAAGATATGCCGTAA
- the petA gene encoding ubiquinol-cytochrome c reductase iron-sulfur subunit produces the protein MTDKPDTPVPPMPPTRRNFLTLLTASSVTIGGVAVAWPFLNSLGKQNTTIEHSYVDVDISSLKSGQQVTVNWQNHPVFILNRPNETLKALQDSMLLMRLRDPDSKELQQPPYTQNWHRSIRPEIAVLIGSCTHLGCVPTLKLGNQLGGFYRCACHGSNFDLAGRVYNAMPAPYNLAIPPHTFLKPNIIRIGENPAGQEFDFHTIKQI, from the coding sequence ATGACGGATAAGCCAGATACTCCTGTTCCCCCTATGCCGCCAACACGACGTAATTTTTTAACATTATTAACTGCCAGCTCGGTGACCATTGGTGGGGTGGCTGTGGCTTGGCCTTTTTTAAACAGTCTGGGAAAACAAAATACGACGATCGAACATAGTTATGTTGACGTTGATATCTCGTCCTTAAAATCTGGACAGCAAGTCACGGTTAACTGGCAAAATCATCCTGTTTTTATATTAAACCGTCCAAATGAAACGTTAAAAGCCTTACAAGATTCTATGTTATTAATGCGCCTACGCGATCCTGACAGCAAGGAATTACAACAACCCCCTTATACTCAGAACTGGCATCGTTCTATTCGACCAGAGATTGCTGTTTTAATCGGATCGTGTACTCATCTTGGATGTGTCCCGACATTAAAATTAGGAAACCAATTGGGGGGATTTTATCGATGCGCTTGTCATGGTTCTAATTTTGACCTAGCGGGAAGAGTTTATAACGCAATGCCTGCCCCTTATAATTTAGCCATTCCACCGCATACATTTTTGAAACCCAACATTATTAGAATTGGTGAAAATCCTGCCGGACAGGAATTCGACTTTCATACTATAAAACAAATTTAG
- the cadR gene encoding Cd(II)/Pb(II)-responsive transcriptional regulator, whose protein sequence is MKEKQIMKIGEIAKKAGCQVETIRYYEKEGLLQKPLRDHVNNYRYYDQSHLERLIFIRRCRALNMTLEEIHALLQAREEGHKNCGQIDGIIRDHLIHVQQRIKELLALEKQLRQLNKNCNADRSVDNCGILHTLEQPLTEDIENALSTKDLNKVHSH, encoded by the coding sequence ATGAAAGAAAAGCAGATCATGAAAATAGGTGAAATTGCAAAAAAAGCAGGCTGTCAGGTTGAAACAATTCGTTATTATGAAAAAGAGGGGCTACTTCAAAAACCATTGAGAGATCATGTAAATAATTATCGCTATTATGACCAATCGCATTTGGAAAGGTTAATATTTATTCGACGCTGTCGTGCATTAAACATGACGCTAGAAGAAATTCATGCATTGCTTCAGGCACGAGAGGAGGGACATAAAAATTGTGGTCAAATCGATGGTATTATTCGAGATCATTTAATCCATGTGCAGCAACGTATCAAAGAGCTATTGGCATTGGAAAAGCAGTTAAGACAATTGAATAAAAATTGTAACGCAGATCGTTCTGTTGATAATTGTGGGATATTACACACATTAGAACAACCTTTAACAGAAGATATAGAAAATGCACTTTCTACCAAAGACTTGAACAAAGTGCATTCTCATTAA
- a CDS encoding heavy metal translocating P-type ATPase, producing MTRCATTHKHSDDHDHNHKHNSCNHHHEEQTSHRHEHGEQSDHNHEHDHCCAGSPIANLPKLSASRMVNDGIETDIRIMQMDCPTEESLIRKKLGNMTEVKTLKFNLIQRILTVTHTPTGLEAILDAIRTLGFDPQIAAPGDSSSIIENQKQPWLLLIAALTMAVCSEVASWTEMPQWLVLLLALFAITSCGLTTYKKGWIALRNGNLNINALMSIAVTGALIIGQWPEAAMVMVLFTLSELIEAKSLDRARNAINSLMKLSPDTAVVKQNDGSWQEVEIKTITLGNLVRIKPGERIGLDGEIIRGHTTINQAPITGESLPVDKTVGDIVFAGTINESGSFEYRVTATANDTTLARIIHVVEEAQNAKASTQRFVDQFARIYTPTVFFIALAIAIIPPLFTVASWYEWIYKALVILVIACPCALVISTPITIVSGLTTAARRGVLIKGGIYLELGRKIKWLALDKTGTITHGKPVQTDMEIYGDNDQEAIQSIAVSLAAYSDHPVSQAITAASPHIHQYTVDAFEALIGLGIKGNIQNKPYWLGNLRLINEITQCPQPIHDKVQALEKDGKTVVILSDGHHILGLFAVSDTVKNTSREAIKKLHTLGVKTIMLTGDNTHTANAIAQQVGIDEAYGNQLPDDKLNAIKKYSQQGITGMVGDGINDAPAIALSNIGFAMGAMGTDTAIETADVALMDDDLRKIPEFIILSKQTYAILVQNITVALCIKAIFLGLTLAGLGTMWMAVFADVGASMLVITNSLRLLRK from the coding sequence ATGACTAGATGTGCAACAACTCATAAACATAGTGATGATCATGATCATAACCATAAACATAATTCATGTAATCACCATCATGAAGAACAAACCAGCCATCGTCATGAACACGGCGAACAATCTGATCACAATCATGAACACGACCATTGCTGCGCGGGATCGCCGATAGCTAATCTTCCTAAATTATCGGCATCACGAATGGTCAATGACGGCATTGAAACAGACATCCGTATTATGCAGATGGATTGCCCAACAGAAGAATCCTTAATTCGGAAAAAATTGGGCAACATGACAGAAGTTAAAACCCTAAAATTTAATCTTATTCAAAGAATATTGACCGTTACCCATACCCCAACTGGTCTGGAAGCCATTCTTGACGCTATTCGTACTCTTGGTTTTGATCCCCAAATAGCAGCACCTGGCGACTCATCTTCTATAATCGAAAACCAAAAGCAACCATGGTTGCTTCTTATTGCAGCATTAACCATGGCAGTATGTTCTGAAGTTGCCTCCTGGACTGAAATGCCGCAGTGGTTGGTATTGCTATTGGCATTATTTGCAATTACATCATGCGGTTTAACAACATACAAAAAGGGTTGGATTGCCTTACGCAACGGCAATCTCAATATTAACGCCTTGATGAGCATCGCCGTGACAGGTGCCTTGATTATCGGACAATGGCCAGAAGCTGCCATGGTCATGGTTTTATTTACGCTTTCTGAATTAATTGAAGCAAAATCGCTGGATCGTGCCCGTAATGCGATTAACTCGCTGATGAAACTTTCCCCAGATACAGCTGTCGTAAAACAAAATGACGGCAGCTGGCAAGAAGTTGAAATCAAAACCATCACGCTTGGCAATCTTGTCAGGATAAAACCTGGTGAACGTATTGGTCTGGATGGCGAAATTATTCGTGGTCACACAACGATCAATCAAGCCCCCATTACAGGTGAAAGTTTACCTGTCGATAAAACAGTCGGCGATATTGTATTTGCAGGAACCATTAATGAATCAGGTTCTTTTGAATATCGTGTTACAGCCACGGCAAACGATACCACATTGGCCCGTATTATTCACGTTGTTGAAGAGGCACAAAATGCCAAAGCCTCTACACAACGTTTTGTTGACCAATTTGCACGGATCTATACACCAACTGTATTTTTTATTGCCCTAGCAATCGCGATTATTCCACCTTTATTTACAGTAGCTAGTTGGTATGAATGGATTTACAAAGCACTGGTTATCTTGGTCATTGCGTGTCCTTGTGCTCTTGTTATTTCAACCCCCATTACAATTGTTAGTGGACTGACAACTGCTGCACGACGTGGGGTTTTAATTAAGGGGGGAATTTACCTTGAACTTGGTCGCAAAATAAAATGGCTGGCCTTGGATAAAACTGGAACCATTACCCATGGCAAACCTGTTCAAACGGATATGGAGATTTATGGGGATAATGATCAAGAAGCAATTCAATCCATAGCTGTCAGTCTTGCTGCCTATTCCGATCATCCTGTTTCCCAAGCCATTACAGCTGCATCCCCTCATATCCATCAATATACAGTTGATGCATTTGAAGCTCTTATTGGATTAGGAATCAAAGGCAATATTCAAAATAAACCTTATTGGTTGGGCAATTTACGCCTAATTAACGAAATAACTCAATGCCCTCAACCTATTCATGACAAAGTACAAGCATTGGAAAAAGATGGTAAAACCGTCGTGATTTTAAGTGATGGTCATCATATTTTAGGATTATTTGCAGTTTCGGATACCGTTAAAAATACCAGTCGCGAGGCCATCAAAAAACTACATACACTTGGTGTAAAAACAATTATGCTAACAGGTGATAATACCCACACAGCCAACGCAATAGCACAACAGGTTGGAATTGACGAAGCCTATGGAAATCAATTACCAGATGATAAATTGAATGCGATAAAAAAATATTCACAACAAGGGATTACGGGAATGGTTGGCGATGGTATTAATGATGCCCCTGCCATTGCATTGTCTAATATAGGATTTGCAATGGGTGCAATGGGAACAGATACAGCTATCGAAACAGCGGATGTTGCCTTAATGGACGATGATTTACGCAAGATACCCGAATTTATTATTTTATCTAAACAAACATATGCCATTCTTGTTCAAAACATTACCGTTGCATTATGTATCAAGGCTATTTTCTTAGGATTAACCCTTGCAGGTCTGGGCACTATGTGGATGGCTGTGTTTGCTGATGTTGGGGCCAGTATGCTGGTCATAACCAACAGCCTGCGCTTATTGCGTAAATGA
- the mraZ gene encoding division/cell wall cluster transcriptional repressor MraZ, whose translation MSLFLGTHQNRLDVKGRVSVPASFRSALRQRQAKENHPLIFRPSHKMACIEGWPYEIFSELTNSLDTMDVFSEEHGDIATTLYAEAWPIEPDKEGRILLPDHLKEHANLTDTVTFMGLGTIFQIWEPSAALERCKSARQNLQKTPLSIPPIKTRREQP comes from the coding sequence ATGAGTTTATTCCTTGGCACACATCAAAATCGTCTTGATGTAAAAGGAAGAGTCTCTGTTCCTGCCAGCTTTCGTTCGGCATTACGCCAAAGACAAGCCAAGGAAAACCATCCCCTTATTTTCCGCCCTTCTCATAAAATGGCTTGTATCGAAGGGTGGCCTTACGAAATTTTTTCTGAACTGACAAATTCATTAGATACAATGGACGTCTTCTCTGAGGAGCATGGCGATATCGCAACCACGCTATATGCCGAGGCATGGCCTATTGAACCTGATAAAGAGGGTCGAATTTTATTGCCTGATCATTTAAAAGAACATGCGAACCTGACCGATACGGTTACTTTTATGGGGTTAGGAACAATCTTTCAAATCTGGGAACCATCAGCTGCGCTTGAACGATGCAAATCCGCACGTCAAAATTTACAAAAAACGCCTTTGTCTATTCCGCCTATCAAAACGAGAAGAGAGCAACCATGA
- the rsmH gene encoding 16S rRNA (cytosine(1402)-N(4))-methyltransferase RsmH, with protein sequence MNHFASSMNQGHFSVMLGEVMTYLDPQPGGVYLDATFGAGGYSKAILSKADCQVWAIDRDPDAILRGQEIRKEYPSLHLIEGEFAHMKSLLHRQGIASCDGIVLDLGVSSFQLDQAERGFSFRFDGPLDMRMSRHGKTAADLVNTLSETEIADILWHYGEERFSRRIAKAIVKQRAETPFRTTQELVNLIKKTIPTDKSGINPATRSFQGLRIAVNNELEQIHVALQDALTLLNPNGKLIVVSFHSLEDRIAKEIMNKAAGRVAMPSRHSPLSLSNIEHKIDFQLLTVKPQRPSDEECTVNPRSRSARLRAIKRCSRSE encoded by the coding sequence ATGAATCATTTTGCCTCCTCCATGAACCAAGGTCATTTCTCAGTGATGCTGGGCGAAGTGATGACATATCTAGATCCTCAACCAGGTGGCGTATATTTAGATGCAACTTTTGGAGCTGGGGGATATAGCAAAGCCATTTTATCAAAAGCTGATTGTCAAGTTTGGGCTATTGATCGTGATCCAGACGCTATTTTGAGAGGTCAAGAAATCCGCAAAGAATATCCTTCCCTTCACTTAATTGAAGGGGAATTTGCACACATGAAATCTTTGCTCCATCGTCAAGGAATTGCATCTTGCGATGGGATTGTTCTGGATTTAGGAGTATCATCCTTTCAACTAGATCAAGCCGAACGTGGCTTTTCATTTCGATTTGATGGGCCATTAGATATGCGTATGAGCCGCCACGGCAAAACAGCAGCTGATTTGGTTAATACTTTATCAGAAACAGAAATTGCAGATATCTTATGGCACTATGGAGAAGAACGCTTTTCCCGTCGTATTGCCAAAGCCATTGTTAAACAACGCGCAGAGACCCCTTTTCGAACCACTCAAGAATTGGTCAATTTAATTAAAAAAACAATTCCAACAGACAAAAGTGGAATTAATCCAGCAACTCGTTCTTTTCAAGGATTAAGAATTGCTGTTAATAATGAATTAGAGCAAATTCATGTTGCACTTCAAGATGCGTTAACTTTGTTAAATCCGAACGGCAAATTAATTGTTGTATCTTTTCATTCTTTAGAAGACAGAATTGCCAAAGAAATCATGAATAAAGCAGCAGGACGCGTTGCTATGCCTTCTCGGCATTCCCCTCTGTCTTTATCTAATATTGAGCATAAAATCGATTTTCAGTTGCTAACTGTCAAACCACAACGCCCAAGCGATGAAGAATGCACTGTAAATCCCCGCTCACGTAGCGCCCGATTAAGAGCGATTAAACGTTGCTCACGATCTGAATAA
- the ftsL gene encoding cell division protein FtsL, giving the protein MMIRPFTLFCAIFAGISGMVLYTQKHKTTMLDHQIAKIVYDTQKIKARTAVLRTEWTLLNQPDRLKDLSNKFMPTLRPLQPNQFVQMASATKYLPPIDIQKDQSEDSTREQLTQAVAASHGQTIPSVHKGEPPILITPNNQNPSLVASAVVDKVTDQPTPKPAEPKKVKKNVIAQVTNPVSTTAVTTPVKQPRKKVQVAQVSNDNEQAKEPKKPEASKQNHIENVAYNIQNGNTFSRMKDVTKNNKPVHQKPVVVANASDNKEDGIVKVNNKKETSKLTHKVAVNPSKDRPSIRMARYEPKKSYSESALSNNSDEALPAPVPFTQ; this is encoded by the coding sequence ATGATGATCCGTCCATTTACTTTGTTTTGTGCTATTTTTGCTGGCATATCAGGCATGGTTTTGTATACACAAAAACATAAAACTACGATGCTTGACCATCAAATTGCCAAAATTGTATACGATACGCAAAAAATCAAAGCTCGAACAGCTGTGTTACGTACAGAATGGACGTTGTTGAATCAACCTGATCGGTTAAAAGATTTATCAAATAAATTCATGCCAACACTTCGCCCTTTACAACCCAATCAATTTGTCCAAATGGCATCTGCAACAAAATATCTACCACCGATTGATATTCAAAAAGATCAAAGCGAAGATTCAACACGGGAACAATTGACCCAAGCCGTCGCTGCAAGCCATGGTCAAACTATTCCCTCTGTGCATAAGGGTGAACCACCAATTTTGATCACTCCAAATAATCAAAACCCCTCTTTGGTTGCTTCTGCAGTTGTGGATAAAGTCACGGATCAACCTACCCCCAAACCGGCAGAACCTAAAAAAGTTAAGAAAAACGTAATCGCCCAAGTAACAAACCCTGTCAGCACTACTGCTGTTACAACACCTGTAAAACAACCTCGTAAAAAAGTACAAGTCGCTCAGGTAAGCAACGATAACGAACAAGCTAAAGAACCTAAAAAACCTGAGGCTTCGAAACAAAACCATATTGAAAATGTTGCATATAATATTCAAAACGGAAATACATTTTCGCGTATGAAAGACGTCACTAAAAACAACAAACCTGTACATCAAAAACCAGTAGTTGTTGCGAATGCTTCTGATAATAAAGAGGATGGTATTGTTAAAGTTAATAATAAAAAGGAAACTTCTAAATTAACCCACAAGGTTGCAGTTAATCCATCTAAAGATCGTCCTTCTATTCGTATGGCCCGTTATGAACCTAAAAAATCCTATTCTGAATCAGCTTTAAGTAATAATTCTGATGAAGCCTTACCAGCCCCTGTTCCGTTTACCCAGTAA